In the Campylobacter lari genome, AAACTCCCCTACTACTAAATCCATTACAGCATCACCCAAAAACTCTAATCTTTCATTATTATAAGGCTTTTTGTAGCTTTTATGTGTCAAAGCTTCGATGAGTAATTGCTCATTTTTAAAATGATAATTTAGTCTTTCTTGGAGTTTTTTAAGCATTTATTGACCTTTCTTCTTGGAGCTTTAAGGCTGCATTTCTTGCTAATTCATCGCAACGCTCATTTAATTCATGGCCATTGTGTGCTTTGATCCAAAAAGCAGTTATTTTATGATCTTTAGCTACTTTTAAATACTCTTTCCAAAGATCAATATTTTTTTTACCCTTAAAATCTTTTTTTACCCAACCTTCAAGCCATTCATTAATACTTTGTACCATTAAATTTGAATCTGTATATAATTTTACCTCACATGGTTCTTTTAAAGCTTTTAAAGCCTCTATAATAGCCATTAACTCCATGCGGTTATTTGTTGTATTCTCACACGCCCCACTTTGTTCTTTTTGATGATTTTTATAAGTTAAAACATAAGCCCACCCTCCAAAACCAGGGTTGTTTAAACAAGAACCATCAGTATAAATTTCAATATTTTTCAAGCTTTTACCTCATAATAAATCTCACATTTTCCAAATTCATAACAAAATGGACAATGATAAAAAAACAAAGGACTTTGATTTTTACAATTATTACACACATAAGTAAAGCTAAGATTTGCACTTAGCTTATTATCATTTAAAATTTTTAAAATTTTTAGTTTATGATTTTTGATAAGAATAGCTTTTGTGCTTAAATTTTTTGCATAAAAAAACTCATGGTATTTTTCATCTTCAAGATTAAGCGGACTTTTGCATTCATTAAGCAAGTCAATGACATTTTCAAATTGAGGCATTTGAGTAAGTTTATCTTTATAATGTAAAAAACAAAGTCTTAAAATATACTCATTATCCTTGCTTAAAGCTAAAATTTTTTTTAGTTTTTGCTCTTGCTCTTTAGAACTTGCTTGAATTTTCAAAGCTTTTATCAAAGCTTTTTCTGCATATATATTTTCTCCTAGCTCAAACAAACACTCTAAAACATCCAAAACCTTATCATAATCTTTGAGTTTTAAATAAACAATTTTTAAAAGTTTTAAGCTTTCTTTATTGCGTGCTTTGATTTTTAAAGCATTTAATAAAGCCTCTACGCTACGCTCTAAAAACCCTGCTTTTAAATAAACTTGTGCTAGTGAAAAAAAGATAAATTCTTTTTGGCTTGCTTCATTTGCTTTTTGCAAAGCTATGAGATAAATCCCCACAGCTTTTTCAAATTCACCACTTTTGGTAAAAATTTGAGCTAAGAAATTTAAATTTTCTATGCTTAAATTAGCATTTTTTAAAATTTGTTGATGTGTAGAATTGATTTCAAATTTTTTTACAAAACGATCAAGTTTGCTTTTTTGATCTTTATTTGCAAAAATACGCCATATATAATGCGAACTAGCTATGATAAAAACCAAAGCAGTTAAAACAATAAGACCAAATAAAGGATCGCGGTATTCTACAAAGAAAAAATCCATAACCTTGCAACTTAATTTTCAAATTTATAACAATTATAGCTAAATGCTTATATAATTTTCTTTAAGGTTTAAAGATGATAGAACAAGCAAGTATAGAACAACTTTTACAAAAAACAGATATTGTTGATATCATAGCTCATTATGTTGAAGTAAAAAAACAAGGCTCAAGCTATGTTTGCGTTTGTCCTTTTCATGATGATAAAAATCCTAGTATGCATATTAATTCTATTAAAGGATTTTATCATTGTTTTGCATGCAAGGCCGGGGGTAATGTTTTTAAATTTGTAATGGATTATGAGAAATTAAACTTTGTTGAAGCAGTAGAAAAAGTTGCTTCATGGAGTAATTTTTCACTTACTTACACCTCACAAAAACAAGATAATAAAAAATCCATCATTCATATCTTGCCTACTCTTAATGCTTTTTACAAACAAAACCTAGCTAAAAACAAAGAAGCCTTAGCTTATCTTTATAAAAGAGGCTTAAATGATGAGGATATTAGAACCTTTGAATTAGGCTTTGCGCCAAGTTCTAATGAAACACTAAGACTTTTACAAAATGAGCAAATTACTCAAGAAGAAGCTTTAGAGGTAGGTGCGATAAAACAAAATGAAAATGGCGCTTATGCAAGTTTTATCAACCGCATTACTTTTAGCATTTATGATCATAAAAATTTACTCATAGGCTTTGGTGGTAGAACTTTAGATGAAAACAATATGGCAAAATACGTTAATTCTCCCCAAAGCAAACTTTTTGATAAATCACGCGTTTTTTACGCACTCAATTTAGCAAAAGATACCATTTATAAACAAAAAGAAATGATAATTTGCGAGGGCTATATGGACGCTATAGCCTTTCATAAAGCAGGATTTAAAAATGCTGTAGCGGTTTTAGGAACAGCTTTGGGTGAAAATCACATACCTTTGATAAAAAGATTAGAGGCAAGAGCGATTTTGTGTTTTGACAATGATAATGCAGGACTTAATGCTGCTGTGCGTTCAGCACATTTGCTTAGTTTAGCAAAAATTGATGGAAAAGTAGTCTTAATAGAAGGTGGAAAAGATCCAGCTGAACTCGTAGCAAGCCATCAAGAAAAATTACTTTTTAATATTTTAGAAAAAGGCATAGAGCTTGGAGAATTTTATATAAGAAGTTTGATTGCAAGTTGTGATTTAAGCTCAGCACTTAGTAAACAAAAGGCTTTAGAAGAGGTACAAAAATACACTTTTAATCTTGAGCCTTTAGTAGCAAATTCTTACACTACCTTAGTAGCAAATCTTTTGGGTGTAAATATTAATGATATTAAACTTTCTAAAAATACAAGAAAAATAAGCTTCACTAATCCCATCAAACAAAGTAAAATCAATAATATAAGCGAATTAGAGCTTTTGAAATTTTTATATGAAAATAATGAAATTATAGGGCTTTTTAAACTTTTAAGCGCAAAAGAATATTTTTTACACCAAGATATCACTAAAGCTATTTTAGAACAAAAAAACTTTGAAAATCCTAGCATAAGAGAGCTTTATGAATTTGAAAATATCAAAAACTTAAGCAATTTAGAAGAATTTTTATATGCTATTTGCAAGATCAACCTTGCATATTTTAATAAATTAAAAAGTTTAAATTTAAAACAAGCCTTTAAAAAACAAATTTATAATTTGCTCAATCAAAATTTAGAAAAAATCAAAAAAAGCTATCAAAACGATGAAGTTTTTTTTAATCACTTGATAGAAGTTTTAAAAAGCGTACATTTTTTAGATGATGAAGAAAGTTTGGAATTATTTTTAAATAGACTACAAAAAAATATCAAAGATAAAAAAGCAATTCATTATAACTTCGAAGAAGAAGTTTTTTAAATAAAAACTTGCACAAAAATTAAAAAATATTCACTACAATATGCCAAAAATTTCGAAAGGAAAAAATGAAAGCATTAGCACTTTTTAGTGGTGGCCTTGATTCTATGCTTGCTATAAAACTCATAAGCTCTCAAGGCATAGAAGTAAAAGCTTTAAATATCAATATAGGCTTTGGTAGCACAAGTGATAAAAGCGAACTCATGGCAAAACGTGCTGCTATGGCAGGAGCTAGTTTTGAGATGATAGATGTAAGAAATGCTTATTTGCAAGAAGTTTTATTTAATCCTCAATATGGATATGGAAAACATTTTAACCCTTGTATAGATTGTCATGCTTTTATGTTTAAAACTGCTCTTTCTATGTTAAAAGATGAAAACGCAAGCTTTATCATCACAGGAGAAGTGGTTGGCCAACGCCCAATGAGCCAAAGAAATGATGCTATGGCAAAGGTTAAAAAACTAGCACTTGATGAAGAAGATTTAATCTTGCGTCCAATGTGTGCTAAAAATTTACCTCTAACCAAACCTGAGCGTGAGGGTTGGGTTGATAGAGAAAAGTTAGAAAACATAAGTGGAAGAAGCAGAAAAAGACAACTTGAACTAGCTGCCAAATTTGGTTTTGAAGATTTTGAAAGTCCAGGTGGTGGATGTTTGCTTACACTTGAGAGTTTTTCAAATAAAATCAAAGATTTTATTAAATTTGATAAAAATATGCAAGTTAATGATGCGCAACTTTTAAAATACGGACGCCACTTAAGACTTCCAAATGGCTCTAAAATGATAGTAGGTAGAAATGAGTTAGAAAATCAATTTTTAAAAGAATTAAAAACTCAAAAGTATGAAGAATTAAAACTTTTTGATTTAGTAGGTGCTTATTCTTTGGTGGATGAAAACATCAATCCACAAGATCTTGAACTTGCTCTAAGCATAGCACTAACTTATGCTAAAACTCAAAATAATACAAAATACAAAATAGGCTTTAAAGATAAAATTTTCCAAAGTATGGCTTTTGAAGATAAAAATAAAATTCAAGAATATTTTATAAATTAAACTACCCTTTAAAGGGTAGTTTTTTAGAATTTCTTTCTTCTAACCTCTGCTACAATATCAGCTGACATAGAATCAACTTCATTTGCTACAGAATTTGTTGCGTGCGCAATTTGTGAATTTTCTTTAGTTAAACCATCTATTACTGAGACAGATTGATTAATTTGTGAAATTCCTAAAGCTTGCTCTTTAATACTCTCACCCATTTCATTAATAGATTGAACTAAGATATTAGTATTAGCTTCAATCTCACCTAAAGACTTTTGAGTTCTTTCAGCTAGATTTCTAACTTCATCTGCAACAACGGCAAAGCCACGTCCGTGTTCTCCTGCACGAGCTGCTTCAATAGCAGCATTTAATGCAAGCAAGTTAATTTGATCAGCAATATCTCTAATAACATCAGTTACATCTTTGATATCGCTACTTTGTTTAATAACCTCTTCAGTTCTTGCTGCTACTGCATTCATAGAAGCACTCATTTCCTCAACCGCAGCAGCGCTTTCTTGTAAAGAATCAGCTTGTTTTTGCGCACCATCATTAAGTTTTAATACACTTTCTTTTAAAGCATCAGCTTTAGTTTGAAGCATTTCTCCTTGACTTAATGAAGCTTGAAGCATTTTTCTAATCTCTGCACCTACTGCATTAAGTGATTTTTCTATCTCTCCTTCTGCATTGTCAAGTTTATCTGAGAAATCAAGATTTTGAAAACTAGCAAAAACTCTTTCTATTTCATTTAAATCTTTACCTATTTTCATTTGCATATCATCAAGCATTTTATTTAATACTTCTTTTAACTCTACAAGTTTTGGATTTACAGGATTTGCTTCTATCCTTTGAGTAAAATATCCTTTTTCTATTTCACAAGAAACTTCTAAGATGTTTTGTACAGTGATATCATCTTTTTCTAAACAAGTATGAATATACTGAACATTATCATTAATCACACCAGCCATTTTACCAATTTCATCATTATATCTAGGTTTAACAACTTCAACTGTTGAAATTTCATGATTTAAATATTTAAAGAATTTCATCATATGCTCTTGCAATCTTGCAATTCTATTTGTTATTATAGTTTTCATACTAATTCCAAGAACTAATATTATAATAACTATAGCAACCAAGCCGCTTATTAGTATAACATTTCTTAATTCAGCAATAGGCGCAATAATAACCTTTTGCGGTGCAACAGCAAGCATAGACCATAAAATTCCAGTGTTAGGCCATACTTCAAAAACCCTTATTGCACCATGATATTTCGAGCCATCATCTGCAATATAATCAATACTTTTAACTTGTGCTTTTTGGGTTACTTCAATAACATTAGTAGCATTTTTATTTACATCGGTTATTTTTCTTGTAACAAAATCTTCATTTGGGTGTGTAGCTATAACTCCACCATTAGATAATAATATTCTTCTATCTCCTTCAAAAACAGATCTAGAAGGATCATTAAAATCATTAGCTAACACTTTCATGTCAAATATCATACCAAGCACACCTAACACTTTTCCTTTTTTATCCATCAAAGGCACAGCTATGTTTGAGCCAAAGATTTTTTCTCCGTTAATATTAAACCATCTAGGCTCTCCAAAATACATTTTATCACCACCCATAATATGCCCGATACCTCTTAACTGAACTATATCACTACTTGCTTGTAAAGTTCTCATGCCTCCAGGTTTCAATACATCTGAGTCTTTCATTAATACCATAAATTCATTCTTACTTGTAAAGTATTTATTATCCAACCCCATATTTTTGTAAGTTGATCCATCTTTTAAATAATAATACCCATAAGCAATAGTAGAGCTAGCGTCTATAGTTTCACCAAGAATGTTTTCTATTCTTTTTTCTGATATAGGACCTTCTTCAAGTAAAGTATTGAATATTTTTTGTGTACCAATAGCAGAAATAAAAAATGATTTTATAGCAGCTTCAGCAGAATTTGTATACCGAAAAACAGAAGTGACAAGTGTTTTATCAATCTGCTGAGTTAAAGTATTTGTAGATTTTTGCACAATCAACAAAGACAAACTAGCTAAAATCAAAACAACTGTTACAACAACAATAGCAATAACTTTTGTACTAAGTTTTAATTGCTTCCACATCATAATACTCCTTAAACATAATAAAATATTTTTTGCAATTATAAAAACTTATTATTAAACTAAAATAAAAAAATATTAACTAAAATAAAAAAATATTAAATATTTAGCAACATTGCTGAGATATCTATAAAATGGGGGGGGGAATGGATTTTTAGCTAATAAAATTTATTATTTATATTTAAAATATATTAAAATTGATAAAAT is a window encoding:
- a CDS encoding argininosuccinate synthase — protein: MKALALFSGGLDSMLAIKLISSQGIEVKALNINIGFGSTSDKSELMAKRAAMAGASFEMIDVRNAYLQEVLFNPQYGYGKHFNPCIDCHAFMFKTALSMLKDENASFIITGEVVGQRPMSQRNDAMAKVKKLALDEEDLILRPMCAKNLPLTKPEREGWVDREKLENISGRSRKRQLELAAKFGFEDFESPGGGCLLTLESFSNKIKDFIKFDKNMQVNDAQLLKYGRHLRLPNGSKMIVGRNELENQFLKELKTQKYEELKLFDLVGAYSLVDENINPQDLELALSIALTYAKTQNNTKYKIGFKDKIFQSMAFEDKNKIQEYFIN
- a CDS encoding tetratricopeptide repeat protein → MDFFFVEYRDPLFGLIVLTALVFIIASSHYIWRIFANKDQKSKLDRFVKKFEINSTHQQILKNANLSIENLNFLAQIFTKSGEFEKAVGIYLIALQKANEASQKEFIFFSLAQVYLKAGFLERSVEALLNALKIKARNKESLKLLKIVYLKLKDYDKVLDVLECLFELGENIYAEKALIKALKIQASSKEQEQKLKKILALSKDNEYILRLCFLHYKDKLTQMPQFENVIDLLNECKSPLNLEDEKYHEFFYAKNLSTKAILIKNHKLKILKILNDNKLSANLSFTYVCNNCKNQSPLFFYHCPFCYEFGKCEIYYEVKA
- the rnhA gene encoding ribonuclease HI; the protein is MKNIEIYTDGSCLNNPGFGGWAYVLTYKNHQKEQSGACENTTNNRMELMAIIEALKALKEPCEVKLYTDSNLMVQSINEWLEGWVKKDFKGKKNIDLWKEYLKVAKDHKITAFWIKAHNGHELNERCDELARNAALKLQEERSINA
- the dnaG gene encoding DNA primase — its product is MIEQASIEQLLQKTDIVDIIAHYVEVKKQGSSYVCVCPFHDDKNPSMHINSIKGFYHCFACKAGGNVFKFVMDYEKLNFVEAVEKVASWSNFSLTYTSQKQDNKKSIIHILPTLNAFYKQNLAKNKEALAYLYKRGLNDEDIRTFELGFAPSSNETLRLLQNEQITQEEALEVGAIKQNENGAYASFINRITFSIYDHKNLLIGFGGRTLDENNMAKYVNSPQSKLFDKSRVFYALNLAKDTIYKQKEMIICEGYMDAIAFHKAGFKNAVAVLGTALGENHIPLIKRLEARAILCFDNDNAGLNAAVRSAHLLSLAKIDGKVVLIEGGKDPAELVASHQEKLLFNILEKGIELGEFYIRSLIASCDLSSALSKQKALEEVQKYTFNLEPLVANSYTTLVANLLGVNINDIKLSKNTRKISFTNPIKQSKINNISELELLKFLYENNEIIGLFKLLSAKEYFLHQDITKAILEQKNFENPSIRELYEFENIKNLSNLEEFLYAICKINLAYFNKLKSLNLKQAFKKQIYNLLNQNLEKIKKSYQNDEVFFNHLIEVLKSVHFLDDEESLELFLNRLQKNIKDKKAIHYNFEEEVF